One part of the Bdellovibrio bacteriovorus genome encodes these proteins:
- a CDS encoding tetratricopeptide repeat protein, with the protein MFLAFVSFLVIDPPRALAAEQTKDEFSLFEEELKPAATPTPPVVKPTAPTISKPTVTKPTVTAPKVETPKVDTPAAPATPAAPEKATATVPKPEAVTAPVAAVPTDETPEQKIERLKKEIRASPKNARLIVDLADELYKKEEYEKVTLLLWKHVDKIDRRGLLILARSHEKRKEPTEMIRSLNVLLGKDEKDFEAYSLMGNAYTLQRKTKDAMESYKKSIELNAKYEPAYDGLISLYEKRDTPNLYELRILLQDMVQNIGPRPQYLRKLCEINTRDGTYEPAVQSCKEAIQKDPKIADAYVYLGLSYKALGEDAIAVKTLKKAANDFPKSELAQYHYGALLEEQKNYIDAMKVFKSGTEADSQAARSWLGLATTSFELRKYDISLMAYKNACKFDKKNAVAFRRATTVLRNAKNNKWTDQFEQASENCTF; encoded by the coding sequence GTGTTCTTGGCTTTTGTCTCATTTCTGGTCATTGATCCGCCCCGTGCCCTTGCGGCAGAGCAGACCAAAGACGAGTTCTCTCTCTTTGAAGAGGAACTGAAGCCGGCGGCGACACCGACTCCTCCGGTCGTAAAACCCACCGCCCCCACCATCAGCAAACCGACCGTAACTAAACCTACGGTGACGGCACCCAAAGTGGAGACTCCGAAAGTCGACACACCTGCGGCACCGGCCACTCCGGCCGCTCCGGAAAAAGCAACTGCCACCGTGCCAAAGCCCGAGGCGGTTACCGCTCCGGTCGCAGCTGTTCCGACAGATGAAACACCTGAGCAAAAAATCGAGCGCCTGAAAAAGGAAATCCGCGCCAGCCCCAAAAACGCCCGCCTGATTGTCGATCTGGCTGACGAGCTTTACAAAAAAGAGGAATACGAAAAGGTCACTTTGCTTTTGTGGAAACACGTCGACAAAATCGACCGTCGCGGACTTCTGATTCTGGCGAGATCCCATGAAAAACGCAAAGAGCCCACCGAAATGATCCGCTCCCTGAACGTGCTTCTGGGTAAGGATGAAAAGGACTTTGAGGCTTACAGCCTGATGGGGAATGCCTACACCCTTCAGCGAAAAACCAAGGACGCGATGGAATCCTACAAAAAATCCATCGAGTTGAATGCGAAATACGAACCGGCTTACGACGGTCTGATCTCGCTTTATGAAAAGCGCGATACGCCGAATCTGTACGAACTGCGCATTCTTTTGCAGGACATGGTTCAAAACATCGGCCCGCGCCCGCAGTACTTAAGAAAGCTGTGTGAGATCAACACCCGTGACGGCACTTACGAACCGGCGGTGCAGTCCTGCAAGGAAGCCATCCAGAAAGACCCTAAAATCGCCGATGCTTACGTTTATCTGGGACTTTCATACAAGGCCCTGGGGGAAGACGCCATCGCGGTAAAAACGCTTAAAAAGGCCGCCAACGACTTCCCCAAGTCAGAGCTGGCGCAGTACCACTATGGCGCCCTGCTGGAAGAGCAGAAGAATTATATCGATGCGATGAAGGTGTTTAAATCCGGCACGGAAGCCGACAGCCAGGCGGCAAGATCGTGGCTGGGGCTTGCCACCACGTCGTTTGAGCTGCGCAAGTATGACATTTCACTGATGGCTTACAAAAACGCCTGCAAATTTGATAAAAAAAATGCCGTGGCCTTTAGAAGAGCCACGACAGTTTTAAGAAACGCGAAAAATAACAAATGGACCGACCAGTTTGAACAGGCGTCGGAAAACTGTACGTTCTAG
- a CDS encoding 2Fe-2S iron-sulfur cluster-binding protein gives MKEFLTVSSKSGKIISFLPENIDVSVSQKDHSVLDVALRAKVPLNHTCGGNATCGTCRVFVVKGLEKLPPRNELEQEMAEDRGFQPSERLACQIEPVDGLTVEIPLADD, from the coding sequence GTGAAGGAGTTCCTGACTGTGTCATCCAAGTCTGGAAAAATTATAAGCTTTTTGCCTGAAAATATTGATGTCTCAGTGAGTCAAAAGGATCATTCCGTTTTGGATGTGGCCTTGCGGGCGAAGGTGCCGTTGAACCACACCTGTGGCGGAAACGCGACCTGCGGGACGTGCCGGGTTTTCGTGGTGAAGGGGCTGGAAAAGCTGCCTCCACGCAATGAGCTGGAGCAGGAGATGGCCGAGGACCGGGGCTTTCAGCCTTCGGAGCGGCTGGCCTGTCAGATCGAGCCCGTGGACGGGCTCACGGTTGAAATTCCACTAGCAGATGATTAA
- a CDS encoding NAD+ synthase: MRIAVAQINPVLADFQFNKEKILDFVNQAVQRKCDLVVFPECTLFGYHPFDLLEREKLVAKQESEFKDLIKKLPKNIGVIMGLITKNPAKKGRPYFNSAALIAKGEKPRFFHKQLLPTGDVFDEARFIESGDLSKNYFKWKGKKFFLTICEDIWAWPDAKGNSPYRENPLSKVKKQKIDMVINLSASPYFVGKMKQREYVTQKTAAYFNAPIMYVNLVGAQDEIIFDGGSFVLDKKGKKLLTCQQFSEDINVIDLNTQEVWNKNPKLEAIEELRRALVLGIRDFCEKTGIKKVHLGLSGGIDSAVVAALAVDALGPANVVGVGLPGPFNAPQSLTLAKDLASNMGVDFKTVEIGPMYESVLKALNKGLGLEGFSIVNENLQARLRGLTLMAWSNKENSMLLTTGNKSEYASGYSTLYGDMCGGLAPLGDLTKAQVYALARYYNKQGEVIPQEIIDRPPSAELRPNQKDQDSLPEYDDLDKAVTYLVEKSGPAKSATEKWLLPVLMRTEFKRWQAPPILKVSQHSFGRGRRYPVAHRAREI; the protein is encoded by the coding sequence ATGAGAATCGCCGTCGCCCAAATAAATCCAGTTCTTGCGGACTTTCAGTTTAACAAAGAAAAGATCCTCGATTTCGTCAACCAGGCCGTGCAAAGAAAATGTGATCTGGTTGTCTTCCCTGAATGCACCTTGTTTGGTTATCACCCGTTTGATCTTTTGGAGCGTGAAAAGCTCGTCGCCAAACAAGAATCCGAATTCAAAGACCTGATAAAAAAGCTTCCTAAAAATATCGGCGTGATCATGGGCCTGATCACCAAGAACCCGGCAAAAAAAGGGCGTCCCTATTTCAACAGTGCCGCTTTGATTGCCAAAGGTGAAAAGCCGCGCTTCTTCCATAAACAGCTTCTGCCGACGGGTGACGTCTTTGATGAAGCCCGTTTTATTGAGTCCGGCGATTTGTCGAAAAACTATTTCAAATGGAAAGGGAAGAAGTTCTTCCTGACCATCTGTGAAGACATCTGGGCGTGGCCCGATGCAAAAGGGAATTCGCCTTACCGTGAAAACCCCCTTTCCAAAGTTAAAAAACAAAAGATCGACATGGTCATCAATCTGAGCGCTTCGCCTTACTTTGTAGGCAAGATGAAGCAGCGGGAATATGTCACCCAGAAAACGGCGGCGTATTTCAATGCTCCGATCATGTATGTGAATCTGGTGGGCGCGCAGGATGAGATCATCTTTGATGGTGGCAGTTTCGTGCTGGATAAAAAAGGCAAAAAACTTCTGACCTGCCAGCAGTTTAGTGAAGACATTAACGTGATTGATCTTAACACCCAGGAAGTCTGGAACAAGAATCCCAAACTTGAAGCCATAGAAGAACTTCGTCGTGCGCTGGTGTTGGGAATCCGTGATTTCTGTGAAAAGACCGGCATTAAAAAAGTTCATTTGGGTCTTAGCGGCGGCATTGATTCCGCTGTTGTGGCGGCTTTGGCGGTGGATGCCCTGGGTCCTGCGAATGTTGTGGGTGTGGGGTTGCCGGGTCCGTTCAATGCTCCACAAAGTCTGACTTTGGCAAAAGATCTGGCATCCAATATGGGCGTGGATTTCAAAACTGTCGAAATCGGTCCGATGTATGAGTCCGTGTTGAAGGCTTTGAACAAGGGCCTGGGTCTTGAGGGTTTTAGCATCGTGAATGAAAATCTGCAGGCGCGTTTGCGTGGCCTGACTTTGATGGCGTGGTCCAACAAAGAAAACAGCATGCTGCTGACGACAGGAAACAAAAGTGAATATGCGTCCGGCTATTCCACTTTGTACGGGGATATGTGCGGTGGTTTGGCGCCACTGGGGGACCTGACCAAGGCGCAAGTGTATGCTCTGGCCCGATACTATAACAAACAAGGTGAAGTGATTCCGCAAGAGATCATTGACCGGCCACCATCGGCGGAACTTCGTCCGAACCAGAAAGATCAGGACTCTTTGCCTGAGTACGATGACCTGGACAAGGCTGTGACTTACTTGGTGGAAAAATCAGGTCCGGCAAAATCAGCGACTGAAAAATGGCTGTTGCCTGTTTTGATGCGCACGGAATTCAAGCGCTGGCAGGCGCCGCCGATTCTGAAAGTGTCGCAGCACTCGTTCGGCCGGGGCAGAAGATATCCGGTGGCTCACCGGGCGCGGGAAATCTAG
- the ndk gene encoding nucleoside-diphosphate kinase, which translates to MSIEQTFSIIKPNAMKKNAIGDIVSMFEANGLKIAAAKITVLTTAKAEEFYAEHKARPFFGELVSFMTSGPVMLMCLQGEGAVLKNREIMGATDPKKANPGTVRAKFGDNVGENAVHGSDSPESAARELALFFEKHEICNV; encoded by the coding sequence ATGTCTATCGAACAAACATTCTCTATCATCAAACCAAATGCCATGAAGAAAAACGCTATCGGCGATATCGTGAGCATGTTTGAAGCTAACGGCTTGAAAATCGCTGCTGCGAAAATCACCGTTCTTACAACTGCAAAAGCTGAAGAGTTCTACGCTGAACACAAAGCACGCCCATTCTTCGGTGAGCTTGTGTCCTTCATGACTTCCGGTCCGGTTATGTTGATGTGTCTTCAAGGTGAAGGCGCAGTTTTGAAAAACCGCGAAATCATGGGCGCTACTGACCCTAAAAAAGCCAACCCAGGCACAGTTCGCGCGAAATTCGGCGACAACGTGGGTGAAAACGCTGTTCACGGTTCTGACTCTCCAGAGTCTGCAGCTCGTGAATTGGCTTTGTTCTTCGAAAAACACGAAATCTGCAACGTTTAA
- a CDS encoding 3'-5' exonuclease: MRFIAFDLETTGTVPGVDQIVEIGAVRFIDGQPEAIFATLIDPLRPIPPGASAVNGISDDMVKGKPLIDTILPAFAEFCGEDVLVAHNAPFDSQFLIADIKKHETTAPRGVILDSLPIARKVFPGLPNYKLGTLVQHLKIPTSNFHRAEEDATYLGHMFSQMMKRISIGGQAPQVGNLIALTGKPELRFPQIVRQPKQMDFFGGL, from the coding sequence ATGAGATTCATAGCTTTTGACTTAGAGACCACTGGTACAGTTCCTGGAGTAGATCAAATCGTAGAAATCGGTGCCGTTCGTTTTATCGATGGCCAGCCCGAGGCGATCTTTGCCACTTTGATTGACCCACTTCGCCCGATTCCGCCGGGGGCTTCCGCCGTGAATGGTATCTCTGATGATATGGTTAAAGGCAAACCCCTGATCGACACCATCCTGCCGGCCTTTGCTGAGTTCTGCGGTGAAGATGTGCTGGTGGCGCACAATGCTCCTTTTGACTCCCAGTTCCTGATTGCTGACATCAAAAAGCATGAAACCACAGCTCCTCGCGGAGTGATTCTGGACAGCCTGCCAATCGCGCGTAAGGTCTTCCCGGGTCTTCCGAACTACAAACTGGGAACTTTGGTTCAGCATTTGAAAATCCCAACTTCCAACTTCCACCGCGCTGAAGAAGATGCGACTTATCTGGGCCACATGTTCAGCCAGATGATGAAAAGAATCTCGATCGGCGGACAGGCCCCGCAGGTCGGAAACCTGATCGCCCTGACCGGCAAACCCGAACTGCGTTTCCCGCAAATCGTGCGCCAGCCAAAACAAATGGACTTCTTCGGAGGTCTTTAA
- a CDS encoding tetratricopeptide repeat protein, protein MRKWILALCALTMLGCASRSAQEKQKAELHLRLGAAHIESGNYPYALQELLKAQELDPKNPVIQNNLGQVYFYRDRFDLAEKHLRQALEFEPRYSDARNNLGRVLIEEGRYADAEKEIRTVINDLTYGNPEKAYINLGLVKFNQKEYGAARTAFGKVMDTQTDDCVANTYYGRTFFEEKDYGRAAEALDRAIGFCQKILFDEPHYYSALSYYRLGEKSKSVARFEELIKYYPTGKYRDKAKGMLSLIRKGH, encoded by the coding sequence ATGCGTAAATGGATTCTCGCTCTGTGCGCCCTGACCATGCTGGGTTGTGCCAGCCGATCAGCACAGGAAAAACAAAAAGCTGAACTTCACCTTCGTTTGGGTGCTGCACACATTGAAAGCGGCAACTATCCCTACGCTTTGCAGGAACTGCTGAAAGCTCAGGAGCTGGATCCGAAAAATCCCGTCATTCAAAACAACCTGGGTCAGGTGTATTTCTATCGCGATCGCTTTGATCTGGCCGAGAAACATCTTCGTCAGGCACTGGAATTTGAGCCGCGCTATTCCGACGCCCGCAACAATCTGGGCCGCGTGCTGATTGAAGAAGGCCGCTACGCCGACGCAGAAAAAGAAATTCGCACGGTGATCAATGATCTGACCTACGGAAATCCGGAAAAAGCCTACATCAATCTGGGACTGGTGAAATTCAATCAAAAAGAGTACGGCGCTGCCCGCACCGCTTTTGGCAAAGTCATGGACACACAAACGGACGACTGCGTTGCCAACACTTATTACGGCCGTACATTCTTTGAGGAAAAGGACTATGGTCGTGCTGCCGAAGCTTTGGATCGCGCCATCGGGTTCTGTCAGAAGATTCTGTTCGATGAGCCCCACTACTACAGTGCACTTTCCTACTATCGTCTGGGCGAAAAATCCAAATCTGTCGCCCGCTTTGAAGAGTTGATAAAATATTATCCCACCGGTAAGTACCGCGACAAAGCCAAGGGAATGCTCAGTTTGATTCGAAAGGGACATTAA
- a CDS encoding class I SAM-dependent RNA methyltransferase — MNIEKLAIGGAGVARHEGMVVFVPQAAPNEEILAEITLVKKNFMEARVVEVLSASPHRREPPCPVAHTCGGCNWQHITEEEQRRQKHTLVLETIKKFNRDLEFNYLPIQPSPRVLRYRNRIQPKFKNGRFGFFARNSHQIVETMDCLITEETLTDKFAEVKAWAEKKNAKDLQRLEMYIAEEGDVRYGLITDEDDGIGFSQVNRFQNEDLLRTALDWAGDGPYKKVYDLYAGAGNFTFPLAAKYASSEIIGVELNPKLVERARSKITDKRMTYFMSDVETYMRRASIGKDDLVVLDPPRAGASEYTMQTLAAAQPRKIIYISCHPVSLARDLNWFFAQTQKMGIKYKLDRVQTFEMFPQTDHVETIAELRVDS; from the coding sequence TTGAATATTGAAAAACTCGCCATTGGCGGTGCTGGAGTCGCTCGACACGAGGGCATGGTTGTCTTCGTTCCTCAAGCAGCGCCCAATGAAGAAATCCTGGCGGAAATCACTCTGGTAAAAAAGAACTTCATGGAAGCCCGCGTGGTCGAAGTTCTGTCCGCCAGCCCTCATCGTCGCGAACCACCGTGCCCGGTGGCGCACACTTGCGGCGGCTGCAACTGGCAGCACATCACCGAGGAAGAACAGCGCCGCCAAAAACACACTCTGGTTCTGGAAACGATCAAGAAGTTCAACCGCGATCTGGAATTCAACTATCTGCCGATCCAGCCCAGTCCACGTGTGCTGCGCTATCGCAACCGCATTCAGCCGAAGTTCAAAAACGGCCGCTTCGGCTTCTTTGCGCGCAATTCCCACCAAATCGTGGAAACGATGGACTGCCTGATCACGGAAGAAACCCTGACCGACAAGTTTGCCGAGGTGAAAGCCTGGGCCGAAAAGAAAAATGCGAAAGATCTTCAGCGTCTTGAGATGTACATCGCTGAAGAAGGCGATGTGCGCTACGGCCTGATCACGGACGAGGATGACGGCATCGGTTTTTCTCAAGTGAATCGCTTTCAGAACGAAGACCTGCTGCGCACGGCTTTGGACTGGGCGGGCGACGGTCCGTACAAAAAAGTTTATGACCTGTATGCGGGTGCCGGAAACTTCACCTTCCCCCTTGCCGCGAAATACGCCAGTTCAGAAATCATCGGTGTCGAGCTGAATCCGAAGCTCGTGGAGCGCGCCCGCTCCAAAATCACCGATAAACGCATGACCTACTTCATGTCGGACGTGGAAACCTACATGCGCCGGGCCAGCATCGGGAAAGATGATCTGGTGGTCCTGGATCCGCCGCGGGCCGGAGCCAGTGAATACACCATGCAGACCCTCGCCGCCGCCCAGCCGCGCAAGATCATTTACATCAGCTGCCATCCGGTGTCTTTGGCTCGGGATCTTAACTGGTTCTTTGCTCAGACGCAGAAAATGGGCATCAAGTACAAGCTCGACCGGGTGCAGACTTTCGAGATGTTCCCGCAGACGGATCATGTGGAAACTATTGCGGAACTCAGGGTTGACTCTTAG
- a CDS encoding DUF2203 domain-containing protein, whose translation MIEINRNKTFSLDEARKLLPVIYRMTEEACREVKQHLNRIDAYSDKSHPSVAVIETQINTVIDRWQVKIEKLGGEPKGLWMADFDNGDGYYCWKYPEVEINHWHGYQDGFSGRITIE comes from the coding sequence GTGATTGAAATCAATCGCAATAAAACGTTCAGCTTGGATGAAGCACGCAAACTGCTTCCCGTCATTTACCGTATGACCGAAGAGGCCTGCCGTGAGGTGAAACAGCACCTGAACCGCATCGATGCCTATTCCGATAAAAGCCACCCGTCGGTGGCGGTTATTGAAACCCAGATCAACACCGTTATCGACCGCTGGCAGGTTAAAATCGAAAAGCTGGGCGGCGAGCCCAAGGGCCTGTGGATGGCTGATTTTGACAATGGGGATGGCTACTATTGCTGGAAGTATCCAGAAGTTGAAATTAATCACTGGCACGGCTACCAAGATGGCTTTTCTGGGCGTATAACGATTGAATGA
- a CDS encoding helix-turn-helix domain-containing protein: MKKTGEILKKAREEKGLSLHEIGLSLKISSKVLKAIEEGDETQLPAKTFLRGFVQSYANFLHLNSDQVLEVFYEEMGSTKPKPYIRQTDEPKAAAPAEPEAKPATASTEVTAETTAAPEATVTPIRKTPPPTSSNHGMQSLKENKNTKTYIILGLGVVLVGLILFTKKMIDKYSKEAEVPSAEVAQTMEGATPVVVDTSIDGGTLTEVEPNTTPGPLGNLTTAPTPAAPVSSTATPAASPTPAVSTPATPAASPTATPKPTTTPSPAPTVTPSPTPVASPSPSPTPTPTPKPEAGKPVELIVEALDSVEIEYSAPNGKPQKIRLSAEQVHTFKSKSGLKINFSNGGAVNLILNGKEIGIPGDLGKPIRLSY; the protein is encoded by the coding sequence ATGAAAAAGACCGGAGAAATTCTAAAGAAAGCCCGCGAGGAAAAAGGCCTCTCCCTGCACGAAATTGGTCTTTCTTTGAAAATCAGCAGCAAGGTTCTGAAAGCCATTGAAGAGGGCGACGAAACCCAATTGCCGGCAAAGACCTTCCTGCGCGGCTTTGTACAGAGTTATGCCAACTTCCTGCACTTGAACTCCGATCAGGTCCTTGAAGTCTTCTACGAGGAAATGGGTTCCACAAAACCAAAGCCTTACATTCGCCAGACTGACGAACCCAAAGCGGCGGCCCCGGCCGAACCCGAGGCAAAACCGGCAACAGCCTCAACCGAAGTGACTGCCGAAACGACAGCGGCTCCGGAAGCCACGGTCACTCCGATTCGCAAGACTCCGCCACCAACCAGCTCCAATCACGGAATGCAGTCCCTGAAAGAAAACAAGAACACCAAAACCTATATCATTCTGGGTCTGGGTGTTGTTCTGGTCGGCTTGATTCTGTTTACAAAAAAAATGATCGACAAGTATTCCAAGGAAGCCGAAGTTCCAAGCGCCGAAGTGGCACAAACCATGGAAGGCGCAACTCCGGTGGTGGTCGACACCTCCATTGATGGCGGCACTTTGACGGAAGTGGAACCAAACACCACTCCCGGTCCGTTGGGCAACCTGACGACGGCACCAACGCCTGCGGCACCGGTGTCCTCCACAGCAACCCCTGCAGCGTCTCCGACTCCGGCAGTGTCCACGCCGGCGACCCCGGCGGCTTCCCCGACCGCAACGCCGAAGCCGACGACAACTCCAAGTCCTGCTCCAACAGTCACTCCGTCGCCGACGCCAGTGGCTTCGCCGTCTCCAAGCCCGACACCCACTCCGACTCCGAAACCTGAGGCTGGAAAGCCTGTTGAGCTGATCGTTGAGGCACTGGATTCTGTGGAGATCGAGTACTCCGCTCCAAACGGCAAACCACAAAAGATCCGTCTTTCTGCAGAGCAGGTTCACACCTTTAAAAGCAAAAGCGGTCTGAAGATCAATTTCTCCAACGGTGGCGCTGTGAATCTGATTTTGAATGGAAAAGAAATCGGCATTCCGGGTGATCTTGGTAAACCAATCCGTCTGAGCTACTAA
- a CDS encoding ArnT family glycosyltransferase, giving the protein MKDLFRIWWISLLVKLVLSALIPLSADEAYYWVWAQRPQLSYFDHPPLVSWLFYLGHFLEPFMHAVRWPAVILGHGLLAVWFYILKDKIDFDKIKVWTYLVLFSPLLGFGSLIVTPDLPVMFFWSLAILLSLQALDKKALSSYLWLGVALGLGFCSKYHIVLFVPCLLAYLTLEKRWKDVRWSGVLLTLVSGLIFCTPVLLWNYQNDFASFEFQIKHGLEKSSYNPEWTLSYILGQILIVFPLIFWAALRAKVPTTLRWLFYFGWGPLLFFLFTSFRALVEANWPIIAYPAVLALALFHPKVQKWTKVYMIFWGAIVAVVLATLFTPSLRKLSDKVEEPYVFQELSTVAKEVSPLYASSYQMASSLWYFSKVPVFKLKGISRYDFFDTLPEAEPQGNVFYLVKRERNGLPKWISEQQWQMKEIRKISPDFVLLEFTRP; this is encoded by the coding sequence TTGAAAGATCTATTCCGCATCTGGTGGATCAGCCTTCTGGTGAAACTTGTTCTGTCAGCACTCATCCCGTTGAGTGCTGATGAAGCTTACTACTGGGTGTGGGCGCAGCGCCCGCAGCTTAGCTACTTCGACCATCCCCCACTGGTGTCCTGGCTGTTCTATCTTGGACACTTCCTTGAGCCTTTCATGCACGCGGTCCGCTGGCCGGCAGTGATTCTGGGCCACGGTTTACTGGCAGTATGGTTCTATATCCTGAAAGACAAGATCGACTTTGATAAAATCAAAGTTTGGACCTATCTGGTGCTGTTCTCCCCGCTTCTGGGATTTGGCTCTTTGATCGTAACACCGGATCTGCCGGTGATGTTCTTCTGGTCCCTGGCCATCTTGTTATCCCTGCAGGCTCTCGACAAAAAAGCTCTTTCCAGCTACCTCTGGCTGGGTGTGGCTTTGGGTCTGGGATTCTGCTCCAAGTACCACATCGTTTTGTTCGTGCCGTGCCTGCTGGCGTATCTGACCCTGGAAAAACGCTGGAAGGATGTGCGCTGGAGCGGGGTTTTGCTGACTCTAGTGTCCGGCCTGATCTTCTGCACGCCGGTTCTTTTGTGGAATTATCAAAACGACTTTGCGTCGTTTGAATTTCAGATCAAACACGGCCTTGAAAAAAGCTCTTACAATCCGGAATGGACACTGTCCTATATTCTGGGACAGATCCTGATCGTGTTCCCGCTGATTTTCTGGGCGGCCCTGCGTGCGAAGGTTCCCACTACCCTGCGCTGGCTATTTTACTTTGGCTGGGGGCCACTGCTGTTTTTCCTGTTCACGTCCTTCCGCGCTTTAGTGGAGGCCAACTGGCCGATCATCGCCTATCCGGCGGTGCTGGCGTTGGCCCTATTCCATCCTAAAGTACAAAAGTGGACCAAGGTGTACATGATCTTCTGGGGAGCGATTGTCGCTGTTGTGCTCGCCACCCTGTTCACTCCATCTTTGCGCAAACTCAGTGACAAAGTGGAAGAACCTTATGTCTTCCAGGAACTGAGCACCGTGGCCAAAGAAGTGAGTCCACTTTACGCCAGCAGTTATCAGATGGCGTCCTCACTTTGGTATTTCAGCAAGGTTCCGGTGTTTAAGCTCAAGGGAATCAGCCGTTATGACTTCTTTGACACACTTCCCGAGGCCGAACCGCAAGGGAATGTTTTTTATTTGGTGAAGCGCGAGAGAAATGGTTTACCAAAGTGGATTTCCGAACAACAATGGCAGATGAAAGAGATTCGAAAAATCTCTCCTGACTTTGTCCTGTTGGAATTCACAAGACCATGA